Proteins encoded in a region of the Bacillus methanolicus genome:
- a CDS encoding transporter suffix domain-containing protein has product MSQKQKTLSSKRSTLRKVGIGLIIMSFVLYGALLLVPLIPFSTGTKVIISSVLVLSGEITFWVGGIILGKEVVTKYRKYFNPLNWFRKNKNP; this is encoded by the coding sequence ATGTCGCAAAAACAAAAAACATTGTCTTCTAAGCGATCTACGTTAAGAAAAGTTGGAATAGGTTTGATCATCATGTCGTTCGTACTTTATGGAGCTCTCTTACTCGTACCTCTTATACCTTTTTCAACTGGAACAAAGGTAATCATTTCTTCAGTATTAGTCCTTTCAGGAGAAATTACATTTTGGGTAGGCGGCATTATATTAGGGAAAGAGGTCGTTACGAAATATAGGAAGTATTTTAATCCTTTGAATTGGTTTAGAAAAAACAAAAATCCTTAA